The sequence GTAGAGGGTGAATTTGGTAGGAACTGTCTAAAACCATATTTTCTGGGCAGAATGTGCTTTTCTTCCCATACATTTCCCATCAGGTCTGTCTACAGTGACCGTGCTGCTAGTGGGTGTCTGACTCTGATCTCAGCTAACTCCAAGTAAAGCCTCTGGGAAATGGAGTCTATCCATGCTCCAAAAGGTTTCAATCTCTTGACCAAGTATAGAACCCCTACTAGGAAGAGATTTGGCCTTACATTTATGCTGTCACTCTCTGATGTTGAAGAGTCTTAAGGGAATCGAAAACGTCCTGTTCTTATGAAAGTGTCCCTGTTCACTGATGGTACCGGTCACTGTAGCCTGTCCCCTACACCCCATCTCCTGATCTGTAAAGTGTAAGATGTTGGTGACTGCCTTTCTCCATAATGGATGTCGTCGTCCCCCACTCACTCATGCTCTGCATCTTTCATATTGTGGGTGGGGGGAACTGACCTGCATCAATCTTTCTATAGTTTTTGCAAAGCCTTGTCAAGTGTCTCTAGTAATTTCCTGGATTTGAATAAACAAATGAACCCATTTGGAACATGAGCGCTAATAAAGAGGTGTTGTGTACAATAAAGAGACTGGTGGTTGGTGTCTCCTTGTGtggtcccccttctctctcctctctcattggtTGTCCTCACTCATGGTTCTCTCTCCTGGTatgccttcctctcttcttccccctccttCACTGTGGATGTTGCTATGGTGTTTCTGTGCCAAATGGCTGCTTGCCTTTTGACTTGAGTTAAAAGTGGAATGAAATTTGTGAAGGACAAGAATTCCTGGAATAATAACTTATTCATTCTTCTTTCTTCCTTCCTGATGTTTCTCTGAATGCAAGGTGCACATACTCTACAACTCAATACTCTGCTGTAGtgttagtagtaataatagtggTGGTGGGTTGTAGAAGGCCTTGGTGTACAAGTATACtgtttttcaattaaatgttCAAGTTTATGGACTAatcaacttgatttgatttgtctcttGCTGCCCATAATAGATCACATTGCCTGTAGAAAACAGGAAGCTATGGTAATAGGAGGAATCATCAGCTAAAGAAAGCAGGAAGAAGTAGAAAATGTGATGGACACAAACTCAATTATAGGAAATTAATGTTCTTGGGTCTTCCCTTTACAAAAAACTATTCTCAAAAGGTCTCTTGTGAGTTGTTAGACCCCTCACAATCACCAAACTGTATTACGTATCAAAAATACTTGAATGGGAGAGAGTTATTAATGTTGGTCTGTCATTATGATTGTCCCTGAACAGGCGGCCTGCTCCTGCTCGTCGTAACCAGTGGTGACCTTGCCCCAAAGCAGGATAGGATTGGAGATGCACTGTCCACATACCAGCAAGAGAACCAGACCTGCGAAGAATCATACACCTTGAACACCTTAACCTTAAATATTCTCCAAAGAATAGGTTTCAGAGCTGATTAAACTCTAAAAGCCATAACTTAGTTTATAACATGAAATACAAGAGGCAGCTTTTTCAATGGCAACTGTCAAACGTACTAGTTTTACAATAACTGACGGCATTtcaggaaaatcaaaaaaaattgatttgtttCATAAAGTGAAATGAAATCTCATTGCATAAGCTGTAATAAAATACGGAGAGAACGGTCACGTGGTAACGAAGACAACTTTACCCTCACTCACCATCTCATTAAAactgttaaaggcccagtgcagtcaaaagtgTGATATTTCTATGCTTTATATATcgttccacactatgaggttgaaattCTACTGTGACAATTATGATAATGTACTTTTAGTGTGAGGGCGGTTTGAAAAaacgcctgaaatttcagcctgttttggtgggatggagttttagccTGCCTGTTGTCATCACCAGGCTGTATATTAGTTAATCCACCAGTAAGACAGAGACttccaaacctttctgccaataacagctagttttcagttttctcctccccgctcagaccactcccagacagtcctagcaacattCTTGGTTgacaaattgctctttgctaagaagctatttttgttttattacatttttttaactgaaaacaatcacagtaaggtacttaattgttatccagaaatgatttgattttgagataaaaacagctgcattgggcctttaacagCTGGCACCTACCCAGACTGTCCTAGAAGTGTGGGGGATGTATTCTGAAAATTTCAACCCCTCCAGGGGTTTTAACGAGCTGTAGCCTGGCTGAATTCTGACACCACTTTCAGTACGGGTTCAACTTCTGTTCACTATTTCCTAACTAAACAAACATTGAGAAAATGAAATTATTTTTGTACTGATAAAATTGTTTGACTGCTCATGTGCCAAATAATGAAATCCAGTGATTGTTTGTGTTAGCTATCTCCTGGGGCACAACCTCTCCTCTTGGTTTTATGTACAGTGCAGTTTTAAAATATGGGCATTTCTCAACAGATTTGTGTCTGAATTACTATTGAAAAAGTTTGTAGAACACTCCTATAAAAATGATTGAAGTCTAGAAGTTTGGTTTATTTAGATGATTGTAAGTACATTGTGTGTAGGTGGAACTGTAAATATGATTATTTGAGATCTCACTCATACTGCATTGTGTTCGATGCTACAGTTAATCATTTGACGTGTCAGTTGGGGAACACCACATGGGATGATGACAGCCATTAATATTATATGGTAGTGTATTGGGAGGGCCCCAAAAACCAAACAGTAAGTTGACTATTTGAAGGGATCAGGTGAAGGATGCTAGGAACAGTTCAATTAATCAGGTAGTGCTGGGTACTCCACTGCTGAGTGAGCGCAGAAGCATACAAAGCTTTTAACAGCGAGCGTCATGTCATGTTCAGAAGAGAACTTCAATCCATGTATATTCCAGTTCCAGTGGATGCCTTACGCAAGGGTCAGTCGGTAGAGAATTGTGCTTGCAACACCAAGGGCCATAGGTTCGAATCCTGCTGGGACCACTTATATGTGAAATGTATGCACGGATGACTGTAAATCACTTTGAATAAAAGCCTCTTCTATATGCTGTATGTTATTATTATACAGTTTATTTATACTGTAGTAAGGGTAATTGTATGAAGAAGGGCAAATGCCGGTAATGTGATTATAATGTAGTACAGTGTCAATAATAGATCCAACTGATGTCAACTGCAGAACTTTGTGATATGCCTTTAATCCAGTGCTGTTTTATGGTAGCCAATAAGATTGCCTTATTTTCTTTCGCTGCACACTTTTGACACTCAAACTTGCACTACTGTACCTGTAATTGAAAGGAATGGATCATTGAGATTTTATAAATACAATCTTTTTTTCAAATGAATGATTGTATCTTGTTTTGTGGTGTTGGAGGTGTATATAACAACTATGCTTGTGGTTGACTTTGCAACATTCTCCTGGCAGGAATACTTTTTTGAATGTCTCAACTCTTTGGCTTTGTCTCACCAGATCTCTGTCAAACACTAtacattacaataaaaatgtaatatctgtAATTCAATAAAACCATCCCATGAGAACAGTCATTGTTGCATGTAAGATTTCTTTCACTTGCCTCGTAATTACCAGACTGATAACCACTGCAGCTTTTAATGTAAGCCTGCGGGATCAGAGCTTTGCGAGGCTACTCTTTCTCCAGAATTAATTTATTTcacagaatgttttttttgtgtgtttattttgcTGTAGTTGTGTTATAACCATGTcattaaataaattatatttgtaAAGTCACTCTTAAGATCCCATGTTAAAAACATACAACCACATGATCTATTGCATTGATATCTTGTTTGATAGATTGACACTAAATTGTCAAAACATCATTATACAGTGTTTATGACTCACATACAAACATGCACTTTTCTGCCACTCAAAAGCTGAATCAAGCtcatcacacacaaacatcactaAATCCTTACTAACAGTCCCTCATTTACCACACATCACTGTTGTCAATAGTCTATCTCTCTTCTTCAATCTCTGAGACCATTACTTTACAGTAGGTTCCTGTTAGTCCCAACACCCTTCTATGGCATCTTTGCGGAAGATACCACTGGGAAGGGGGTGGTGGAAGATACCACCGGGAAGGGTGTGGGGGTGGTGGAAGATACCACTGGGAAGGATGTGGGGGTGGTGGAAGATACCACCGGGAAGGGTGTGGGGGTGGTGGAAGATACCATTGGGCCGTGTGTGGGTCTGCTGGAAGATATCACTGGGCATGATGTGGGGGTGGTGGAAGATACCACTGGGAAGGGTGTGAGTCTGCTGGAAGATACCACTGAGAATGGTATGGGGATTGTGGAAGATACCACTGGGAAGGGTGTGGGGGTGGTGGAAGATACCACTGGACACTAGGGTTTGCAGACCCTCTTGTCGTCGAAGAGGCGTCGGAGGGTGTAGACCTGTGTGACGGCCACGGTCAGGATGACCAGGAGGCTCATGGAGGACCAGAAGGAGACCCTCCACAGGTTGTCCTCCAGTAGGTAGCGGTCCCGGGCCTCGAAGGCCCTCAGCATGGTCTGAAGCTGGCGGCTCCGCTCCAGGTGCCTGTGCACTGAGTCCATGGTCTCCTACAGGGAGAGACAGTGAGTAAGGtgggagaggataagagagaacaTGTGACAAAAAAGGGGATGTGTAAAAATAGAGTGATAGAAAGACACCAGTCCCAGTGGCTGAGCGTTTGGGTGTTCCTCCTGTCCTTCTCACCCTGATGTCTTCCAGTTTGTACTCCACCATGCTCTCTGGCTCGGCCATGTCAGCCCACTCTTCGTCGCCCCAGGCGTCCCCAGGCTGGCCCTCAACAATCACCTCGAAGAACACCATCTTCTCMGAAAGCTTACTGAAGCTGTTGTCAAAACACAGCCGGTAGTCTCCGTCCTCTGTAGRCTCCACCCTGGGAGACAGACCAATGAGGAAGAACAACATGATGTCAGAGAGGGTCAGAGCAAGTCAGACAGTATTCAGACTGTCATATAGAATAGTGTAGAACTTTACTGTCTGTAAGCCAGAGGATGGAAAGGTGTCTTTTGCATCACCTTACAAAAACTTTGAATCACAAACCATTGAGCATGGTGAGACCTTCATACCACTCCAGAGAAGTTAGAGGAGGTCAGGGTTGTGTTACTAGGTTTTGCCCACTCACGTGTGGATGCCGTCAGATGTCCTGAACTCAGAGGCCAGCTTGTATCCGCTGGGGGAGATCAGGGTGAAGCCCACATCCAGGCCTGCACCTGCAATCACCTGGAACAGGAGGGAATGTATTAAATGATATTATAATCCAACTCAAAGTGTTCCTATGAGAATATCCAGTGTTACAGACAGACACTAAAGACAGACTGAAATCCACcacgtctacacacacacacgtcttcacTTCCATACATACTGTAGACACATGAACACTGTGGTGGTGGTATAGTCAGTGTTGTAGTRGTGCCTGGAGAAGTGATTTTACACTCATTTTGCCCATTTCCAAAATGGCCCGGCCGACGAYGGAAAAGTGCCCTGTGTAAAAAATTGAATGACaaacagtgacatacactctGAATGGCCTAAAATTATAAATCCCATaatggtctttcacagtcaggccaacccaagctgtaccgTGCAAATCAGAAATTCAGTcaagtttttacattttttttgctttcaAAGTCACACTTAACAGAACAACTGGTctgggataaataaataaatacattttttgaatgtaGTTACCTTTTAATTGAAGTGCACAAGCACCTAgtactgttgtttggttagctgtGTTTCTGTAGCAGATGAtatggagtttgcaaaacaaattaccactggattgatgcagataataatgatatcattctgccaggtaagcatagactactttgtagctagttaacatttcattgaTACGgattttgggaaagcctttccatctgtGCATTGTTATATTTTTCCTgatccttaattgtttgaaacctggatgttttacttcatatgagtcatgtttttctttgcttcaaagtagcctaaagccaaaatcccaccatagaaacgTAGAGGCAATTCCTTTAGAAAGACTTCCTCATATgcgttctcctgttctattggttttctataAATTGTCTGTCATTGTCTGGCAGCCAAAGGCatgatcctagtcatattaacaacccatgatagctgttgcatctttagatctcccttTGTGTTCATTTCTGGTTGAGAAAGgtaacagacgacagacagacaggcagagacaaccaggcagacagacacacaccacaactgcTGTATAAAACGCCTCAATCCCCACAGTCCTTCAGCTTGCTCTCTCAAGCTGTCATCTCTCTCACCCTGTGCATCTCAGCTGTTCTTGTGGATACCACAGTAAGCCTGCCAGGCTCCACACAgactacacaactacacacacacacacacacacacacacacacacacaacacacacacacacacacacacacacacacaccacacacacacacacacacacacacacacacacacacaccacacacaccacacacacacacacagtccacagtaATGTGTCACGGCTTGGCGGGTTGGTGCGAGGAACATGACATCCTATCAGTCATGTGTCTGCAGAGGGCCTTGTACAGTGTGAGGATTGGGAACAGGGGTTTCCAGTATATAGAGTAGCCATTGATACCGTAGCATGATGAGCATCACTTCAACTTTAATCATATGAAGAGCTTAACCTGTAGTGGTTTACACTTTTATACTAGTCAAACTGACTAACTCTGCAACCGTGTCttctaaattactaaaatgcTATATATAAATTGTAACAAGGCCAGGGATTGCGCATCTTCTTTTAATATGCATTTTGCACAAAGCGCATGACTACTAACACACCAAGTAGGCCTACACTTGGTGGTAAGCGCTCTCCTTCTCTTTACATGtctagaggagaagaagaagccaCAGGCCTACTACAGCTACTATGGCTCAGAGGTTAGTTAGAGTGTCTGGCCTCATGCTGACACAGTGGATCCCTTTGTAAACACTCCCCTGCCTTGACCCTTCATGCCAATGCCAGCAGCTATTCAAGCTGGCTTGTCTTATAGACTCCACCTGTATGGAAGGAAGATGCCTTATCTTATTATTTGCATCTGAGCAAAGTCCTTTGGCTGTAACAATAAAGCATCCAGTAACTGACTGACTAATACAACTTATAACATTGTTATAAGTAGAGCACGAAATtgcaccaacaacaccacacacacacacacacacacacacacaacacacacacacacagaggagagacagacaggagagagagaNNNNNNNNNNNNNNNNNNNNNNNNNNNNNNNNNNNNNNNNNNNNNNNNNNNNNNNNNNNNNNNNNNNNNNNNNNNNNNNNNNNNNNNNNNNNNNNNNNNNNNNNNNNNNNNNNNNNNNNNNNNNNNNNNNNNNNNNNNNNNNNNNNNNNNNNNNNNNNNNNNNNNNNNNNNNNNNNNNNNNNNNNNNNNNNNNNNNNNNNNNNNNNNNNNNNNNNNNNNNNNNNNNNNNNNNNNNNNNNNNNNNNNNNNNNNNNNNNNNNNNNNNNNNNNNNNNNNNNNNNNNNNNNNNNNNNNNNNNNNNNNNNNNNNNNNNNNNNNNNNNNNNNNNNNNNNNNNNNNNNNNNNNNNNNNNNNNNNNNNNNNNNNNNNNNNNNNNNNNNNNNNNNNNNNNNNNNNNNNNNNNNNNNNNNNNNNNNNNNNNNNNNNNNNNNNNNNNNNNNNNNNNNNNNNNNNNNNNNNNNNNNNNNNNNNNNNNNNNNNNNNNNNNNNNNNNNNNNNNNNNNNNNNNNNNNNNNNNNNNNNNNNNNNNNNNNNNNNNNNNNNNNNNNNNNNNNNNNNNNNNNNNNNNNNNNNNNNNNNNNNNNNNNNNNNNNNagagagagagagagagagagagagagagagagagagagagagagagagagagagagagagagagaatgacacatAGAATGTCAGCTGTGTTTTCAATACCACAGAAAAATAAATTGTCCAAGCCTGCTACCTGGTATTCTACTTCCAGGCTTCCGTTCTTCGTAGCTGTTTGGTAGAAACATTCTGTTCTACCCGCAGGGAGTTGAAACGTGAATTCAGTATCTTGGCTTTGTCCCAAGCCTAAAGTGATGTCCACAGATACAACGAAACAAGACAGCAAATAGAGTCTTACAGCAGCGCTCAGATCAAACATGGAACCCATTTGTAGCCTAGAAGCGACCTTGGACTTCAGTAAAAGTTACAATCACTGTTGACTCATCGGCAGCCATGAATGCTTGTTCTTGTAGTCTAGTAGCCTACTTCGCTTCACTCATACCGCATTGTATACGTACATTTTCCATAGACTGTCAGCGACCACGAGTTGTAGGCTATTTATTGCTTGTGATCAAAGTTAGTCATAGCAGAAATCAAGTCGCCTACTTCACCGAACAACTAGCTTCAGATCAGTTCTGACCACTGTGCGCGCAACTGAAAGTGAGTCGATTTTATGGCATCTCACCCAACAAGATAACCTATTATATCGAAGTTAGACTAGACCACTGGAAGAAAAAAATCTCACCCTGTAGCCCTATCTTTTACAATAACTTCTACAAAGTAGCGCGTATGATTGACTGGAAGGGTGTGCAATACCAATGTAtagcagtggtgtgaagtacttttaagtaaaaatactttaaaggacTACTTAAGACGTTTgttttgtatctgtactttactttactatttatatttttaacaacttttagatttactttactacattcctaaagaaaataatgtacgttttactccatacattttccctgacacctaaaagtggTCTAATTTacactcttatcaagagaacatgcctgggtatccctactgcctctgagctggcggactcactaaacacacgcttcgtttgtaaattatgtctgagtgttggagcatgcccctggctatccgtacatttaaaaaaacaagaaaattatgccgcctgatttgcttaatataaggattttgaaatgatttatacttttacttttgatactcaagtagtattttactgggaaactttcacttttacttgagtcattatctattaaggtattttttactttgactcaagtatgacaatttggtactttttccaccactaggGTTATGTCAGTAACCTCCGGTAGCCGCTAGATTAAGCTTGTAACAAACAGAGATGAATGGTTTATCTTTTGAATGGTTTAAGTTACAAAATATTattgctctgcaatttcaccgtaTTTTGGCCAGAtgtgacgctaccgtcccacgtaccctagagaggttaacagttgatgttgagatgtgtctgttacttgaactctgtgaagcatttatttgggctgcaatctgaggtgcagttaattgcagatttctgaggccggtaactctaatgaacttatcctctgcagcagaggtaactctgggtcttcctctcctgtgggggtcctcatgaaagccagtttcatcattgtgcttgatggtttttgtgactgcacttgaagaaactttcaaagttcttgacattttacgGATTGTCTTAAAgtaactattacagactacaaagggaagcacagccgtgagctgcccagtgacatgagcctaccagacaagctaaattacttctgtgctcgcttcgaggcaagtaacactgaagcatgcatgagagcatcagctgttctggacgactgtgtgatcacactctccgtacccaatgtgagtaagaccttaaaacaggtcaacattcacaaggccgcagggccagacggattaccagtatGTGTacaccgagcatgcgctgaccgaCTGGCAAGTGTGATATTTTCatcctgtccctgactgagtctgtaataccaacatgtttcaagcagaccaccatagtccctgtgcccaagaacactaaggtaacctgcctaaatgactactgacccgtagcgaTCACGTCTGGAGcagtgaagtgctttgaaaggctggtcatggctcacatcaacaccatcatcccagcaaccctagacccactccaatctgCCCCAAcaatccacagatgatacaatctctattgcactcaacactgccctttcccactggacaaaaggaacacctatgtgagaatgctattcattgactacagctcagcgttcaacaccatagtgccctcaaagctcatcactaagctaaggacccttggactGAACCCctcgcaactggatcctggacttcctgacgagccgcccccaggtggtaagggtaggtaacaacacatccgccacgctgatcctcaacacgggggcccctcaggggtgcgtgctcagtcccttcctgtactccctgttcactcatgacggcatggccaggcacgactccaacaccatcatcaagtttgccgatgacacaacagtggtaggcctgatcaYcaacaacgatgagacagtctatagggaggaggtcagagacctggccgtgtggtgccaggacaacaacttctccctcaacgtgatcaagacaaagcagatgattgtggactgcaggaaaatgAGGaatgagcacacccccattctcatcgatagagctgcagtggagcaggttgagagcttcaagttccttggtgtcaacatcaccaacaaactatcatggtccaaacacactaagacagtcgtgaagagggcacgacaaagcctattcccctcaggagactgaaaagatcgtcaaaaggttctacagctgcaccattgagagcatcctgactggttgcatcattgtctggtatggcaactgctcggcctccgacctcaaGACACTACAAAGAGTATTTtgtacggccagtacatcactgggggccaagcttcctgccctccaggacctctataccaggcggtgtcagaggaaggccttaaacattgtcaaaaactccagacACGGAGAcagacatggactgttctctctgctaccgcacggcaagcggtaccggagtgcacaactgactggctcaaacacattaagaagggaataaattccacaaattcacttttaacaaggcacacctgttaacttctctgcgccaaggatcccttttacgggatcactttcctaaacaacccgctagaattgcagggcgccaaatgcaaaaatattactcaaaatatttataatcatgcaatcacaagtgaaatataccaaaacacagctagcttgttgttaatccacctatcgtgtcagatttggaaaatatattttacagcgaaagaaatccaagcttttgtgagtgtagctttcaatgctacaacagctagccccaaattagcatggtcacaaaagtcagaaaagcaataaaattaatcgcttaccttagataatctttggatgtttgcactcacgagactcccagttacacaataaatgttctttttgttcgataaatattacttttataacaaaaaaacgccatttgggttgcggttatgttgagaaaactacagccacGTTCGGTCCTTGAAAGGAGATTAAAATTTCAAAGCGTACAGATTAAAAGATTTACTAAAATATTATATATCATGCAATCACAACGTGAATATACCAAAACAACAGCTAGCTGTTTTAACCAACCTATTCGTGTCAGATttggaaatatattttacaggCGAAAGAAAAATTCCAAGCTTTTGGTGAGTTTCCGCTTTTCAATGCTTACAAAGCTCGCCCCAATTAGcatggtcacaaaagtcag is a genomic window of Salvelinus sp. IW2-2015 unplaced genomic scaffold, ASM291031v2 Un_scaffold1924, whole genome shotgun sequence containing:
- the LOC112072424 gene encoding transmembrane emp24 domain-containing protein 1, which produces MGSMFDLSAAVRLYLLSCFVVSVDITLGLGQSQDTEFTFQLPAGRTECFYQTATKNGSLEVEYQVIAGAGLDVGFTLISPSGYKLASEFRTSDGIHTVEXTEDGDYRLCFDNSFSKLSEKMVFFEVIVEGQPGDAWGDEEWADMAEPESMVEYKLEDIRETMDSVHRHLERSRQLQTMLRAFEARDRYLLEDNLWRVSFWSSMSLLVILTVAVTQVYTLRRLFDDKRVCKP